A section of the Citrus sinensis cultivar Valencia sweet orange chromosome 8, DVS_A1.0, whole genome shotgun sequence genome encodes:
- the LOC102621171 gene encoding gamma-terpinene synthase, chloroplastic-like translates to MALNLLSSIPAACNFTRLSLPLSSKVNGFVPPITRVQYHVAASTTPIKPVDQTIIRRSADYGPTIWSFDYIQSLDSKYKGESYARQLEKLKEQVSAMLQQDDKVVDLDPLHQLELIDNLHRLGVSYHFEDEIKRTLDRIHNKNTNKSLYATALKFRILRQYGYNTPVKETFSRFMDEKGIFKLSSHSDDCKGMLALYEAAYLLVEEESSIFRDATSFTTAYLKEWVIKHDNIKHDDEHLCTLVNHALELPLHWRMPRLEARWFIDVYENGPDMSPILLELAKVDFNIVQAVHQENLKYASRWWKKTGLGENLNFVRDRIVENFLWTVGEKFEPQFGYFRRMSTMVIALITAVDDVYDVYGTLDELEIFTDAVERWDATAVEQLPHYMKLCFHALRNSINEMTFDALRDQGVDIVISYLTKAWADICKAYLVEAKWYNSGYIPSLQEYMENAWISIGSTVILVHAYTFTANPITKEGLEFVKDYPNIIRWSSVILRFADDLGTSSDELKRGDVHKSIQCYMHEAGVSEGEAREHINDLIAQTWMKMNRDRFGNPHFVSDVFVGIAMNLARMSQCMYQFGDGHGCGAQEITKARVLSLFIDPIA, encoded by the exons ATGGCTCTTAATCTGCTCTCTTCAATTCCTGCGGCATGCAATTTCACCAGATTATCATTACCATTATCAAGCAAAGTTAATGGCTTTGTTCCTCCTATTACTCGAGTCCAATATCACGTGGCTGCATCCACCACTCCTATTAAGCCTGTCGATCAAACCATTATTAGGCGATCTGCCGATTACGGGCCAACCATTTGGAGTTTTGATTATATTCAATCACTTGACAGTAAATATAAg GGAGAATCGTACGCCAGACAATTGGAAAAGCTGAAGGAGCAAGTAAGCGCGATGCTACAGCAGGATGATAAAGTGGTGGATTTGGATCCTTTACATCAACTTGAGCTCATCGATAATCTGCACAGACTTGGAGTATCTTATCACTTTGAggatgaaataaaaagaacttTGGATAGGATACACAACAAGAAtacaaataaaagtttatatgCCACAGCACTCAAATTTAGAATCCTAAGGCAATATGGTTACAATACCCCTGTTAAAG AAACTTTTTCACGTTTCATGGATGAGAAGGGGATCTTTAAGTTATCAAGCCACAGTGACGACTGCAAAGGAATGTTAGCTCTCTATGAAGCTGCATACCTCCTGGTAGAAGAAGAAAGCAGTATCTTTCGTGATGCGACAAGTTTCACCACCGCATATCTCAAAGAATGGGTAATCAAGcatgataatattaaacatgATGATGAACATCTTTGTACATTAGTTAATCATGCTTTGGAACTTCCACTACATTGGAGGATGCCAAGATTGGAGGCAAGGTGGTTCATCGATGTATACGAAAATGGACCAGACATGAGCCCTATCTTGCTCGAGCTTGCTAAAGTTGACTTTAATATTGTGCAAGCAGTACACCAAGAGAATCTCAAATATGCATCAAG GTGGTGGAAGAAAACAGGACTTGGggagaatttgaattttgtaagAGACAGAATAGTGGAGAATTTCTTGTGGACGGTGGGGGAGAAATTCGAACCTCAGTTTGGATATTTTAGACGGATGTCTACAATGGTCATTGCCTTAATAACAGCAGTCGATGATGTTTATGATGTCTACGGGACTTTGGACGAACTTGAGATATTCACTGATGCAGTTGAGAg ATGGGACGCTACTGCAGTAGAGCAACTTCCACACTATATGAAGTTGTGCTTTCATGCTCTCCGTAATTCCATAAATGAAATGACTTTTGATGCTCTTAGGGATCAAGGAGTTGACATTGTCATTTCATATCTTACGAAAGCG TGGGCAGATATATGTAAAGCATATTTAGTAGAGGCAAAGTGGTACAACAGCGGCTACATACCGTCTCTCCAAGAATACATGGAAAATGCTTGGATTTCAATAGGATCAACTGTAATTCTAGTCCATGCATACACTTTTACAGCAAATCCAATAACAAAGGAGGGCTTGGAATTCGTGAAAGATTATCCCAATATAATTCGTTGGTCATCGGTGATTCTACGATTTGCAGACGATTTGGGAACATCATCG gaTGAGCTGAAGAGGGGAGATGTTCATAAATCAATTCAATGTTACATGCATGAAGCTGGAGTTTCAGAGGGAGAGGCTCGTGAACATATAAATGATTTGATTGCTCAGACATGGATGAAGATGAACCGTGATCGATTTGGAAACCCACATTTCGTTTCCGACGTTTTTGTTGGGATTGCAATGAATTTGGCGAGGATGTCTCAATGCATGTACCAATTTGGAGATGGTCACGGATGCGGTGCTCAAGAAATTACTAAAGCTCGTGTTTTGTCCTTATTTATTGATCCCattgcttaa